The following DNA comes from Neovison vison isolate M4711 chromosome 13, ASM_NN_V1, whole genome shotgun sequence.
ttatgcagtaaacttagattgaacctgcctCTTCCCCTCAAGAGGAAAAcgcttagaaacagaactggtaAAATATGGCCAAATAGCCCCAATAATGGAGCACAGATACCAGGACATGTCAGGCTGGGCAAAAATAATGGAGCCCAGGTACAAGGATGTGTCCGGCCAGGTGGAAATGTCCAATCAGTGAAAGCACACGTATTACCTCCCTACCCGCCGAGGACATATTCGGCCAGGTGGACATGTCCAATCAAGGGAAAGCGCACGTATTACCTGCCAGGGAGTGTGAGcccctgccttttgggcgccaattctagCCAAGGTCATAGGCTGAATTAGATGACTATCATGGGGTAGaatgtaattcaattggccacctgtgtgtggccaggctcaaccacatggcctttactctataaaagttagtctgtgaggctgggaggggtcgcctctttgcaagagacaaccctggccggtcagtttgattctcgatgttTGGCGCAAAGTAAAGCCCTGCTtaactttcgctttgtatcagtctcatccTTTTGTCTACGGACCCTTTCACAGCGCGTGACTCCAGAGCATGGGTTCTTTGCCAAGCAccctcctgcttctgctgcttggTTTTGGAGGAATGgggttgtttggttttggtttggaaGGATCTTGGGGTTGGCAATTGGGCAGGATGGCGAAAAGTGTTCCCAAGGTCATTCAACCCAAGGGTGCCCTGGCCAAATTCAGACTTTCTCTTCCCTCAACTTGACCACATTCCCTTCTGTGGCTTTGCTCCAGCTATTCTGTTTCCTGAGGTGccacccccctcccaaccccagccccaTGTCTACTTCCCAAAATTGTTCTCACAAGACCCATCTCAATGTTCTAGAAGCTTTTGCCTCCTTCCATTGCTCCTGTACCTTTTCTGGGGAACCTCTGACATTCGCTTGGCTCTTGACTAGTATGGGAGTCATAGATATCCTCCTCACCTTATCCCCTAGTTAAGGTTGACAAGCCCCCCAGGTCAGAGGTTGGGCCTTGGACCTTCCCCCTTACACACACAAGCaagcgtgcgcacacacacacacacacactccccacatTCACAGAAACTTTAAATCCTGCAGACAGAAGAGCACAGTGCCTGGAGTATCCATACTACTCAGAGCGTGGCTGGGCTCCCAAGCCCAATGGGAGCTCCTGGAAAGGGTCCCACTTCCCTACCGGAGTCCGACGGGCTGGGTCAGCTTACGTGCCCAGGTCTGTGTTATGACCGAGTTTTTgcgtccgagagaccaccaagaaGCCAAGCAccaatgcaatcacacgagggtttatttgacaagcttaagcctgggcccaagtatacccgacacagcgaggtagggacttggaccctgagccagattacagtcagagtttttaaaagcagagtaggggtggactcagcggtgggtgaggacaaagggggtgttcagaagggctatcagggtaaagaagactgtcaggatttTGAAGGCCGTTTTTCCCTTTAATGAGGCACTAGCATGAAGACAATTGgtagtttcctggtggaatgtcacattcttgctatcaagcgtccttgttagtgagatttgggtttagaagaaattcaactttatttacttttccttctacctcagcctccttcagttttatttatggaggggagggtgacattagggcttaaggaactgagttatttgtctctggaaattgggctagacttgaggtgggtacagccttgtttttcttggcctccacagtcTGACCCTCCCCAGACTGCCGCTTTCAGCTATTCCTCAGTCCTTAGTCTCAGTCCCTCTCACCACATACATCTCAGCCTCCATGACGCTTCCTCAGGGGCTTGGGCCCAGAAGAAGACTGACCAGTAAGGCTCCCAGCTGGgttacccctccccccccacacctctGCAGGGGGTAGGGGGTGAGGCTAGCCAACCCAAGGCAGGTTCCCTGAACCTCAATGCcaggccctccctgcccctccttccccctctgagCTCAAACCTGAGTCATGAATGGAGGCACAGGGGGACCAGCACACAGTACCGTTCCTGTCAGTACTTCCGGTGTACTCCTTCCTTACTCGGAATTTTGTTTCCACAGCACTCCCTGTCCATTTCCTCCCCCAGCACTCAGCCCTGCCCATGAGGCCTGGAGTGCAGCCACCCATGACCACCCCTCCCTACCTTGCTCCAAGCTCCCTGCCCTGGGATCTGAGAGTCTTGGCTCCCCTCCTaatccctgccccagcccagtgAGGGTGCAGTGCACATGCTCTGAGCTTAAGTGCTCcccattcattccttcactcatCCATTCTTCCCCAGGACTCCTACCACCCCTGCCAGCTCCGTGTcagtcttttctttaattttccttggGGCACTTATGACTGGCTAAAATCACcttttgtatgtatttgtttctACAGGGTGTGTCTCCCCAACTCAAGTGTAAGCTCAATGACAGTAGGGGCTGTTCTGGGGCTCACTGATTGTTGCCTGATGACTGGCTAAATTgtgtaaatgtttgttgagcaaCCACTGTGGCTCCAGGCTAGGTGAGGGGCCGAGAGAACTGAGGTGGTCAAATGAACCTCCTTGGGTAGTTCACAGTGAGGGTGGAAATGGGGATGCCGTACCCCACAGAATGGGCTAGAATGCAGGCCCCACAGGCCCCACTATTGGAGCAGCACAGAGGAGGTGTGGAACCAGCCTCCAGTTGACAGCTCCAGCTCTAAGCTCACTACCCTGGGaaatctcccccttcccccagagggCAGCTCCTCGCCCACCCATAGGACACACCCAGCACGGCAGGACACCCCTCTCTGTAAGGTCATGACCATAACCTTACTCTTGCATGTACAGTTATTTGGCTGCCTCTTTACACTATTTCCCTCatccagaaagttctattggacaggcCTACTCTAGGCcagaagctccatgagggcaggggctgTATCTGTGTTTTCCTCACTACAATGACCCCCACGCCTGTCACTGTGTCCAGCACAGAGGACACCTAGTTgctatctgttgaatgaatgaaggggacagggaaggggTCAGGGCTGGGTCTACCCACAAGGAAGCAGTGCTTCCTTTCCGGGACTAGTTGTTTGTCCCCCATATTCATCTACCAACCAGAGCATCTACCCCTTTCTGCTCCAGACACCCACATTGTCACCTTGTTCCAAGGCTTCTGTTTTTCACatgggcacagagcctgagggTACTGCCTCCTGGCACTACTCACATTTCATATCCCCTGAACCCAAAGCACCCCTGGAGTTGTTCAGGGGTGTTTGCCACTCAGGCTCTGCCAGGCAGTGAGCTTCTTGGCCACATTCCCACCTCCACCAGTGCTCTTGATGTGGGCAGGCTGGGTCCAAAGACCTAGAGGGGGTGCCACAGGACCAGCCAAGAGGGTCCTTGGCTTCACATAGGATAGAATTCAAACTCGAGCCAGGAGGAGGTGAGAGCAGAGTTTACTGAATAACGTAAGTGATAGAGTGTAGGAGACAGAGGGTCTGGGACACTCAGAAAAGGAGTGAGTTTCTCCATTGCTGGGGGATAGGGGGTTTATTCTGGAAAGGGGTCCAGCGCACATATTCCTCCAGGCATCTGGAGTAGGGTCCGATCCAAGCCAGGTGTCAGTGTTATTCCGTAAATCACTGAAGTTAAGGGGTATGGACACCGATGCCGGCCACAATTTGTTCAAAACGAACGTCCTGGAACATGCTCAGGATCTCTAGATGTTATCAGGCGTATGGGGGCCTGGGATGAAACGCAGAGAATGATTCACTTTCTTGCCTCCCTCTTAGAGCGGGAGCAAAGGAGGACTTCTTATACTCAGACGCAAGGGGAAATACAGAGCATGTGTGAATGAGGCCTACCAGAGAAACAGCAGAAGTGGAGCCTTTCTAAGCTTGAGTCCCTTCAGCTTCCGTACCTTACTCTGAGCAATTTTAAGGCAATGCTGTCAAAATCACCACTCGCTCCGTGCAGTGCCTGGTCCCATAAGAGAGGCTCCACTTCTGCCTCAGGGAGTTTTTCCAGCTTCTCAGTCCCATTTCCTGGATGCTCTCCCTGCATATCTTCCCCCAGAAATGCCGGCATGAGTCAGCACCCACTGTGCCCTGGGTGAAATACCATGCACTGTTGTGGGAACTGCCCCTTTGGGGTCCTCCTGTCTTTTGAATCTGTCCTCCCCATATCATCATCGAGcccattccttccttttccccagtCAGAAAGTGTGCTGTGGGCATATGGTGGCATCACGGCCATCGAGGGATTTTCCCAGCCTGGCAGAAGaaactggggagcagggagaagagaaaaaaatccaagcacTCAGACCAAACACCCAAAGAATTCCAGGAGCTGGAGGAATGGGTGATATAGAGGATCTTCTTGGACTTTGAGTCATTCTGGTCCCCTGGTCCACCCAAGGATCAGAATCTTTCAGAACTCTGGGGTGGGTCCTTCAGTGTCCTTGACCACATTGTCAAAAAGTGGTTAAACAACACATGCTTGATTACCTCCCATGATGGTAAGCTCACAACTCACTCATTCCAtcttaataattaaattattagaaAGTCTTACCTCATAGTGGGTCTATATCCACTCACTGGCCCCCCTCCTCACATTGCTCTCCACTCCCTGTATTTCTAGAAGACAATAGCCCCCTTCCCCATACTTGTGGCTGGGGAGTTTAAAGTAGGAGGATCAAAGCTGTATACTTTCAGTATATATGTTGCTCTTCATTGACAagttttacagaaagaaaaaggaaacattaggaattttttttctttaatattttatttatttattcgagagatctattttttatttattaaaaaaataaattttatttatttattcagttccctgctgaacagagagcctgatgtgaggcttgatcccaggatcctgggatcatgacctgagctgaaggcagaggcttaacccactgagccacccaggtgccatgaaACATTAGgagttttaagaaaagaaacactaAACTATTATATATCACTAGATCTAGAACAAACTCCCCTTGAACTCAGTCTGTGTCAGTGTCCCTTCTCCAtgggcccctgccctgctccagcTTACATGCTGACATGTCTGTCTCACCCATGATAGTGTTCCAATACTAGCTACTAGCCCCATGTAGCTGttcaaacataaataaattaaaattagattagattagattcaTTGCACTGGACACATTTAAGGTGCTCAAAAGTCACACGAGGCCAGTGGTGACTACAGTGGATGGCACAGACATTGAACATTTCCACACTGCAGAAAGTTCTAGTCTAGCATAGCACTGCATTAAGTCTAGCTCCAGGAAGACAGAGACCAAGTCTTTGTGGTCCTGCACTGTATCCCTGGCACCCAGGACACTCTCAAACCCAGCTCTGGTACTAAACAAATATCAACATATTTCATATGCTGCCACCCTCTGCACAAGGCCCAGCACTGGTGATGGGACCCACCTCCCCCTTACTCTCCTCGCCTTCAGATTATGGCTTCTAGCCAAGTTTGACTGGGACTGTGACCCAGGGCTCATGGTCTCCTTGCTCCCTCCAAACCATCTCTGGTCAATGACTGGCTCAGGGTTCTTGGAACattatgaatgtgtgtgtgtgtgtgtgtgtgtgtgttggggagtgGTTGCAGAGAGATAACTGGCAGGGGAACGGGTGGTCAGCATGAAGGGAACAAGGGTTCCAGGCCTCAAGAAGCTCAAATTTGAGCCTCTAGCAATGGCTGCTGCCACCTATGTGGTAGGCAGCCACCCAGACTTTGGTTCGAATTCTGGTTGTGTTTCCTCCCTGCTGTACGACCTTGGGAAGCCACTTAACTTCTGTGAAGCCACTATATGCattgtttcctcattttaaatatggataaaaataaaaaacttgataTAGGTAGTAAGTACATTAAAGAAgatgtgtgggggcgcctgggtggctcagtgggttaaagcctctgccttaggctcaggtcatgatcccagggtcctggaatcgagcctctgctcagcagggagcctgcttcctcctctctctctgcctgcctctctgcctacttgtgatctctgtctgtcaaataaataaataaaatattaaaaaaaaaaaaaaagatgtgtgggGTTCTGTTGGTACTCAATTATTGCTTGTTCCTTTGTCCACATAGAGAGCAGTAAGAGCTTTGCCTTAAACATCATTCAGATCACAGTCCTCAAGACACCTGTGTGGTTCCCACTTCTCCCACACAGGAGACCAAATATAACTCCTGATAGCACCCTTTGCCTTAAAGCGAGACACTTGTCATTCATTCCATTGTTCTTACCTACAAAGATACCTGGTATCTGCCAGCCAGCCAGGTCTGTTCTCTCCCCCACCTTCGTGTCCCAGTACATACCTGAAATACCCTTCCCGCCCTCTCTTTTCTAAACCGGGCCCTATCTTCCCAGATGCAGATTCTTTCCTGAGATTCACTTCCTCTCTTAGGCCTACTTGATTCTACCTTTCCAGTTTCAAGATTGCTAATCACTAAAAATCATTTCATGCCTACTTTGGCCTTCAACCAGCTCCTTCACCCCTCCCTTAGTGATTAAGATATAATCTGTGTTCCCAGGTATCTGGTTGTATATGTGAGTGTGTATAGAGCAGGAAGCAATAGCAGGTggtgaccaaaacaaaacaaaacaaaacaaaaaagaaaggaaggaaggaagaaaacaaagaagttgGTGAGGTGGGAGAGCTGGACCAGACCAGACAGAGGTCCCATTTGGCCACTTACTACATGGATGGCCCttagcaagttacttaatttttccaAGCCTCAATGTCCTGTATATTTTTCATGAAGATGAGAAACAATAATACTATCACTACCATTActatttattgagcccttactTGGTATAGGCACTGTTCTCAACTAAGCACTTCACAAAGATTCTTTCATTTAATCCCCACTTCAACTTTCCCAGGTAGGTAATACTTCTTCTATGTTActgttgaagaaactgagacacaaaggAAACAACACAGAGGTTAAGTCCCTTTCTGCAGATCTCACAGCTATTAAGTGGTAAAACCAGGATCTGCGCCCAGGTGTCCAAGAGTCCATGTTCACACATACTCTGTTTACTGCCTCCACAGATAATCCTGTGTGCACACAAAACTCCcatcacagtgcctgacacaaagaTAACCAATAAGTGGTTCTCTTTCCTCACTAGGACCACAAGTATACAAGGCCAGGAAAAGTGTCTCTTTTCCTCTGTAATTTGTTGCAGGGCCTAGGAAAGACAGACTAGATAGTGGGCACTTTATATACATTTCCAGGACTTGAGAAAGATGTGGAAGgaatataaagaatttaaagaaatataaagaaatactttCTTAAATGTGAGCTATAAACACATGCCACAGGGACACACACTTCTCACAAATACATCATATATGCTCACTCATGCATACACACTCACTGGCCATCTTGAACCCCAAGAAGGCTCACCAAAAAACCTTCCTGAGCTGGTCCAGGAGCCATAGAAGGCTTTTAGGCAGAGACGTGACATGATCAAAACTGAATTTTTAGGAAAGTTGATCCAGAAGCACAGAGGATGAACTCATAATGCACGGGACAGAGTGAGATGAGGGAACATTGAAAGGACTTTCAACAATCAAGGAAGAAAGGAACTTAATTTCTAGTGCAATGGGAATGGAGAGAGTATTTAAGAGCTACTAAGGAAAAGTGAGGTGAGAATAGTGCCATTCTCTACAATAGGATGCATAAAGCCCAAGGTTTAAGAATGGATGGGATGTGGTATCTTTTTAGTTTTGGGGCTTCAGATGTCTCTGGAACACCCAGGTCATATCCAATAGACttttgaatatgtgtgtgtgtgtgtgtgtgtgtgtgtgtgtgtgtgtatttattttcccccagctcaaatatatgtatttttcagttcatttttagAGCTCACAAGACATCTGGGCTGGAGACACGAGTTTGAGTGTTACCAGCTCACAAGTAGTAATTAAAACCATGCATGTGGATTAAATCACCCAGAGAAAGTGTGAGGCCAGAAATCTGTGGGTCCAGGAGAGAGTTCTGGGGAGTTCCAACTCCAAGCAGCAGAAGCCTTGGATTTGTGAATCTTCTTCCAGGAATAGTGTGTGATGTGAAAGGGGGTGAGAAAAGGGCCCTGTAGATCACTAACATTTAGGGGAGAAGAAGGTGAACAGATGAGAAGAGAGGGGCAAAGGCGAAGAAGCCAGAAAAGGTTATCAAGCGGAAGGAAGTCGGAGCATCAAAGCTACTAAGGTCAGTGGAGATAACGACAGGAAACTCCACCCGTAAGATGTGGCAACTAGGAGGCGTCCCTCGCAGGTAGAGTGAGGTCTGTGGGATGGTGACTGCGTGAGTCCGCGGCTGTTGAAAACACTGCAGTTTGAGCAGCTGACTGAAATTGCAAGCCCCACGGTTTTCACGCGCGGCACACCGTCGCGCATGCGCACTCATAGGCACCAGAGGGCTAATTACAGTGACTTGGTCTTTCGAGAGAGGATCGGCGCACGCGCCTCCCGAGCCCGCTTACTCCGCCGCCGGCTCCTCCCCAGGCCTGCAGAGGGCGCTGCGTCTCGGCGAGAAGGAGCGTGGCGCCGCTCTACCCTGCGCCCGGGCTCGGTGGCGGGCGCCGCAGCTTAGAGTGCCCCACGCCTCCCCTCAGCGCAGGTGGGTCCGCCCGCGGGGGGGCGGGAGTGTCTGGGATCCGTGGGGTGGGCGGGTAGCGGTAGTCTCCTGGCGCGGAGTGGTCTCTATTGCTTAGGTGCCCCGGCTTGGGTCCGGCCCCGAAGAGGATCGGCTGTGGGCGAGGCGACACGGGTACGAGTCCCGGTCTGGGTGGGCGCCTTCTCTAGGACTAGCGCCGCTTGTCTCAAGACCCTTTCACGTCCCGGGGGTCTCCGCCAAGACTCGCGTGCGGCTTCCGGGGACTCGCTGGGGGCGGGACTACTGGGGCGGGGCTCCCGTGATTGACGCTTCTTTCCCCAGGTTTCTCGGTCTTCCACTGGACCCCCTCCCCTGTCCAGAGCCCTGAGCTGGCACCATGGTGAGACCTTTGAGTCAAGCCCCTCACCTCCGCATGCCCGTGGCCCTCGTGGCTTTGCCTCCGTTGCCATCTATAAACCTGGGGCTCCGCAGTTGGGGGAGTTCGGTGGGTCTGCTCCTGCAAGGCAGCCTGCACCCTTCCAACTCCCCCATCCCTGTAGCACGGGCGCCTGAAGGTGAAGACATCGGAAGAGCAGGCGGAGGCCAAAAGGCTAGAGCGGGAGCAGAAGCTGAAGCTAtaccagtcagccacccagacggtCTTCCAGAAGGTGGGGCCCTCAGAGGTAGCCCCTTCTCCAGGTGGCCCTCTTACTATATCACAGAGACCAAGAGCTGGGCCTTAGTGTCAGACTGCTTGGATCCATATTTGCATTCCATCgcttacaagctgtgtgaccttgggcaagttactgaatCCCTTTAAGTTTCAGTTTGCTCTTCCATAAAATGGGCCTTACTGCATAAGGTTGTTGTGAACGTTCAACCAGAGGATACCCGTAAACCCTGAAGCACTCTGCATGGTACCTATTGTGTAGTGTGGGGTTTACAGAATTTTCAGTAGCTCTGCTTATCTTATTTAGCCTTGCAGTGGGAGACTGATAATGATATCTGACCCTGCTACCTATCTTCTAAGCGCCAGGCTGGTGAGCTGGATGAATCAGTGCTGGAATTGACAAGCCAGATTCTGGGAGCCAACCCCGACTTTGCCACCCTCTGGAACTGTCGACGCGAGGTGCTTCAGCAGCTGGAGGCCCAAAAGTGCGTAGGAGTTCGGGGCCCCAGGAAGCTGGCCCTGGCCTTGTCCTGCCTGAGTCCAGGCGTAAAGCAAGAATGGGGCAGCCAGGGACATAGGTAGAGGGGAGCTGAGGGCTGGGTGTAGAAAGTGAAGGGCGAGCTGAGCTGTTTCGTGTTGGAGGGCCCTGAGTCCCATTTCCCTCTGAGTGCAGGTCCCCTGAGGAGTTGGCAGCTCTGGTGAAGACAGAACTGGGCTTCCTGGAAAGCTGCCTGCGGGTGAACCCCAAGTCCTATGGTACCTGGCACCACCGCTGCTGGCTGCTCAGCCGCCTGCCAGAGCCCAACTGGGCCCGGGAACTGGAGTTATGTGCCCGCTTCCTCGAGGTCGATGAGCGGAACTGTACGTGCCTGCCTGCCGGTTGTGCCCCACGCCCTGGGTCCATGGGTCCTCAGTAAGGCCCAGAGTTGGGAGGGATGACTAGGACAGGCCCACAGAGCTTATGGCAAAAGGGGTAAAGGAGCCAAACGCATCCCCCATAGAGCACACATATGTGTTTCTGAGGGCTTCCATGGGAACTCCAGGGGTTCTAGCTGTGCGGCTCCCCTTGCCCTACTTCTGAGATGCGCTGTCTCTCCTCCCCTAGTTCACTGCTGGGACTACCGGCGCTTTGTGGCCACACAGGCAGCTGTGCCCCCTGCAGAGGAGCTAGCCTTCACCGACAGCCTCATCACCCGAAACTTCTCCAACTACTCCTCCTGGCATTACCGCTCCTGTCTCTTGCCCCAGCTGCACCCCCAGCCAGACTCTGGATCCCAGGGACGCCTCCCCGAGGATGTGCTCCTCAAAGGTCAGCAGGGTCAGAGGTGCTGGGCAAGACTCTGTGGTGTTGCCTTCCCAGCCCTGTTACCGAACCCTGTTCCTGAACCTGCTCCTTGAGCTCATTGAGCCCTTACTTTGTGCCTGGCTTTGGGGGCACCTAAGAATCAACCCCTGGCTACAGCGGACTCGAGTATCCAGTGGGAAAGATGCAGCCATTGTGTAGggccaacagatgaatggaaccaAGAGGTGGCAGTACTCCAGGGCGAGGGTGGGATGCTGGGATGGCCAGGGGCCCCCCAGGGTCCTGGCCATAGCCCGTGCCTCCTTGGCCCCTTGCAGAACTGGAACTGGTACAGAATGCCTTCTTCACTGACCCCAATGATCAGAGCGCCTGGTTCTATCACCGCTGGCTCTTGGGACGAGGTGAGCAGGGGGGAAAGAGGCTGGGCATTTTGGGCTTGGAAGGAATGGAAGAGGATTTAAGGAGACCTGAGGGTGTGTCTCCCCCCAGCTGACCCTCAGGATGCCCTGCGCTGCCTGCATGTGAGCCGAGATGAGGCCTGTCTGACTGTCTCCTTCTCTCGGCCCATCCTAGTGAGTCCTGCAGCTTTTGCCGGAGAGCATCACGGATGTGGGCCTGGTGCCATTGGGGCTGACGGGTCTGTCTTTGTCCCCTGGGCCAGGTGGGGTCTGGGACAGAGACCTTGCTGCTCATGGTGGACGAGTCACCCCTGGCTGTGGAGTGGAGGACCCCAGATGCCAGGACCCGGCCCAGCCACGTCTGGGTATCCCAggaccagtgggacagagtagggggctggggcggggctggAGTGGGACAGAGAAGTGGTGAGGCTCAAGCGTTTCCTTAACCTGGTGCTTCCAGCTCTGTGACTTGCCTGCTGCCTCCCTCAATGACCAGTTGCCCCAGCATACATTTCGTGTCATTTGGACAGCAGGCGATGCCCAAAAGGAGTGTGTGCTTTTAAAAGGTGACACAgcctctacctctccccactCGAGGCAGCACTTTCATCCCTCTCCTGCCCTCATGGTGGTCCCCTTCTACTACCCATTCTTGTTCGCAGGCCGCCAGGAGGGCTGGTGCCGGGACTCAGCCACTGATGAGCAGCTCTTTAGGTGATGGCAGGGAAGCACCCGGACCAGGAGAGGGGCTCTCGACTCTGGGCAcctggggtgggaggctgggcttGGGCAGATGGTCTCACACTAGATACTGGGGACAACTGGCGCCCCGAATAGACGtcatcccctcccctgccctgtgcATCCTCAGGTGTGAGCTGTCGGTGGAGAAGTCCACGGTGCTCCAGTCTGAACTTGAGTCCTGTAAGGAGTTGCAGGAGCTGGAGCCGGAGAATAAATGTGAGGCCCCATTCCCTGACATCCTGCTCTTCTGAGGAGGCCCTTTTCCAGGAGGGCCTCTCGGGGAGAGCAGGAAGGGTCTCCAGATGGGAGCAGAGAAGGCTCTAGGAGAGACAGTCCTTTTCTTCACCCTCTCCGTAGGGTGTCTGCTCACCATCATCCTGCTGATGCGGGCACTGGACCCCCTACTATATGAGAAGGAGACACTGCAGTATTTCCAGACCCTCAAGGCAAGTCCGGCCGTGGGAGCAGGGATCAGGGAGGCCCGGAGGGCAGCAGGAAGACAGCTGACAGGCCTTCCTTGCCATACCCCTCCTTGCCAGGCCGTGGACCCGATGCGGGCCGCATACCTGGACGACCTGCGCAGCAAGTTCCTGGTGGAGAACAGCGTGCTCAAGATGGAGTACGCCGAGGTGCGCGTGCTGCACCTGGGTCACAAGGTATGGCTGCCTTGGGCGCCTCCCCGGGCCCACCCTTCTTTCCTCGTGACCTGGCCAGCTTCTGCGTCCACTCCATGCACTTGAGTGGAGACGCTCTGGCCTCCTTGTGCGCCTGGCTTTGGCCTCAGCAGGTGCCTTTCCGGATGTTCTACCTAACCGAGGTTGACTCCATCTTCCTTCCAGCCTAGTCTTCTTTCTGGCCTTGCTTTCTGTCACTTGCCCCCATCTTTCTGGTCACCCAGTCTCCAGTCCTGAGTCACCAGGGCCACCTTGTGCCATCCCTTCCCCAGGGCCAGTCACATCTTCATTCCTCCCCACAGTGAGCCCTCACCCACACCCGCTCACTCCGATGCTTCTCTCCCtgggacaggcccctaagcctaAGGCCTGGGTCACTTCCAGAGAGGTCTGACAAACTTCCCAgactctgttttctgtctttgtggTCCTTCCCAGTCAGTCTTCCCAACACAGCAGTTCCGTCACTTCACTGCCGCCCACCTCTGCTGCCACCACACTGATCCCCCAGACTCAGCAGGCCCACTCCTGCCGGTATCGGTGCTTTCCCCAGCGCACTCCTCCACCCCCCATGTCTGCCCCCAACTCCAAGCCAC
Coding sequences within:
- the RABGGTA gene encoding geranylgeranyl transferase type-2 subunit alpha isoform X1, producing MHGRLKVKTSEEQAEAKRLEREQKLKLYQSATQTVFQKRQAGELDESVLELTSQILGANPDFATLWNCRREVLQQLEAQKSPEELAALVKTELGFLESCLRVNPKSYGTWHHRCWLLSRLPEPNWARELELCARFLEVDERNFHCWDYRRFVATQAAVPPAEELAFTDSLITRNFSNYSSWHYRSCLLPQLHPQPDSGSQGRLPEDVLLKELELVQNAFFTDPNDQSAWFYHRWLLGRADPQDALRCLHVSRDEACLTVSFSRPILVGSGTETLLLMVDESPLAVEWRTPDARTRPSHVWLCDLPAASLNDQLPQHTFRVIWTAGDAQKECVLLKGRQEGWCRDSATDEQLFRCELSVEKSTVLQSELESCKELQELEPENKWCLLTIILLMRALDPLLYEKETLQYFQTLKAVDPMRAAYLDDLRSKFLVENSVLKMEYAEVRVLHLGHKDLTVLCHLEQLLLVTHLDLSHNRLRALPPALAALRCLEVLQANDNTIESLDGVTNLPRLRELSLCNNRLQQPTVLQPLVSCPKLVLLHLQGNPLCQAVGASEHLAELLPSVNSILT
- the RABGGTA gene encoding geranylgeranyl transferase type-2 subunit alpha isoform X2: MHGRLKVKTSEEQAEAKRLEREQKLKLYQSATQTVFQKRQAGELDESVLELTSQILGANPDFATLWNCRREVLQQLEAQKSPEELAALVKTELGFLESCLRVNPKSYGTWHHRCWLLSRLPEPNWARELELCARFLEVDERNFHCWDYRRFVATQAAVPPAEELAFTDSLITRNFSNYSSWHYRSCLLPQLHPQPDSGSQGRLPEDVLLKELELVQNAFFTDPNDQSAWFYHRWLLGRGRQEGWCRDSATDEQLFRCELSVEKSTVLQSELESCKELQELEPENKWCLLTIILLMRALDPLLYEKETLQYFQTLKAVDPMRAAYLDDLRSKFLVENSVLKMEYAEVRVLHLGHKDLTVLCHLEQLLLVTHLDLSHNRLRALPPALAALRCLEVLQANDNTIESLDGVTNLPRLRELSLCNNRLQQPTVLQPLVSCPKLVLLHLQGNPLCQAVGASEHLAELLPSVNSILT